The Erwinia sorbitola nucleotide sequence ATCAAGCTGGCCGGTACGAATACGGGTCTGATCCACGCGCGACAGCGACGCCAGCATACGCATCATGATCTGCTCACCGGGCATCTCCAGGCTGAAGATCAGCACCGGTTTATCCTGTGTCATCGCGGCGTTTTCACACAGGTTCATGGCGAAGGTGGTTTTACCCATTGATGGACGGGCAGCGACAATTATCAGGTCAGAGCGCTGTAATCCGGCAGTCTTCTTATTGAGATCCTGATAGCCGGTATCCACCCCGGTAACGCCGTCGTGAGGCGTCTGATACAGCGATTCAATACGCGATATGGTCGCTTCAAGGATCTGATCGACGCTTTTTGGTCCTTCATCTTTATTGGCGCGGTTTTCAGCGATCTGGAATACGCGAGATTCAGCCAGATCGAGCAGATCTTCACTGCTGCGGCCCTGAGGATCATATCCGGCATCGGCGATTTCGTTGGCGACAGAGATCATCTCACGCACTACCGCACGTTCACGCACGATATCTGCATAGGCACCGATGTTAGCCGCACTTGGGGTGTTTTTCGATAACTCAGCCAGGTAGGCAAAGCCGCCGACCATGCTCAGTTCACCTTTGGTTTCCATCGACTCGGACAGGGTGATCAGGTCGATCGGTTTCCCCAGTTCCAGCAGGCGCTGCATCTCCGCAAAGATCATCCGGTGTGGGCGGCTGAAGAAATCCTTCGCAACCACACGCTCGGAGACGTTATCCCAGCGTTCGTTATCCAGCATTAAACCGCCCAACACCGACTGTTCAGCTTCCAGCGAGTGCGGGGGCAGCTTCAGACCTTCCATCTGGCGGTCGCGCGGCTCTCGGTTTTCGAAGGATTTGTTGGTGGGTTTATTTCCTGCCATAGTGATGTAATACCAAAAATCTTGTGGGGGGACGCGCAAGTATACCCGTTTGCATGGCTGCCGTCGTCCCCCACATTGCGGCGAAATCCTCAGGAGTGAACATGGCAAAACGTATACAAATTAGCCAGCATGGCGCACCAGAAGTCATGCAGCTGGTCAGCTTTGAACCCGCCGATCCAGCCCCCGGCGAGGTGCAGGTAGAGAATAAAGCGATTGGGATTAATTACATCGATACCTATGTTCGCAGCGGCCTTTATCCGGCTTCGCTTCCTTCCGGGCTGGGGACTGAAGCCGCCGGGATAGTGACGCGCGTTGGCCCGGGCGTGGATGCATTAAAACCGGGTGACCGGGTGGTTTATGCGCAGTCGTCGCTGGGTGCCTACAGTGAAGTCCATAATGTCGCGGTTGAGAAAGTCGCGCTGCTGCCGGACGCGATCTCCTTTGAACAGGCGGCGGCCTCCTTCCTTAAGGGGCTGACGGTACATTATCTGCTGCGTCAGACCTATGTCGTGCAGCCCGATGAGGTGTTTCTGTTCCATGCAGCCGCTGGCGGCGTCGGGCTGATTGCCTGCCAGTGGGCGAAGGCGCTCGGGGCGCACCTGATCGGTACCGTCGGCTCGGCGGAGAAAGCCAGGCTGGCTAAAAATGCCGGGGCCTGGGCAACGATTAATTATCGCGAAGAGGATATCGCCGCACGCGTTAGCGAGCTGACCCACGGTAAGAAACTGCGTGTGGTGTATGACTCGGTTGGGAAAGATACCTGGGAGGCCTCGCTCGACTGTCTGCAACGCCGTGGGCTGATGGTCAGTTTCGGCAATTCATCTGGCCCGGTGACCGGCATCAACCTGGGGATTCTGAACCAGAAAGGCTCGCTGTATGTCACCCGGCCATCTTTAAACGGCTATATCACCACCCGTGAGGCGCTGATCCAGGCAAGTAATGAGCTGTTTTCGCTCATCGCCAGCGGTGCGATTAATGTGGATGTGCCACAGGCACAGAAGTTTGCGCTGGCCGATGCACAGCATGCACACCAGGTGCTGGAAGGTCGGGGTACGCAGGGTTCGAGTTTGTTAATACCCTAATCGCATGTGCGCGCAGCATGCCTTGCCGGCTTTATTCAGCACAAATAATCAGGGCCTCCCGAAGGAGGCCCTTTTTTCTTTCTTTTTATTGTTCGCTCTGAGTGTAGGGTCAGCGGCGATGAATACGTTTTGATTCAGTAAAACCATCCTGGCAGAATTCATAAGTAAAAAATATGTTTAATTGCGAAATTGAGCTTTGCAATTTCCGATGTGTGATCTACTCCGCATTAACCCTGCAAAACATACAGCCAACTCGTTGATATCATCGAGATAACCAAGGTTTATCATCCGCAGAGGACTTGCGGAAAGCGCGATACAGCCAGACGGCAACGACGGCGAGCAGCAGCCACGGCAACAATTTAATAACAACCGCGAACAACCCGCCAACCACCATCACTACGGTAGCAACCAGCAACGCTGCAATAATGCCCAGCAACGAAATACCGGTCAGCAACAGCATCATAAAAAAGCCGATGACAAACAGGATCTCTAACATAAGGGTAAGCTCCAGAATAAGTGACTCTACTGGAGTTATTACAAGAAACGTGCCAGGTGGCGGGGGGATTTAACCGACTGAATTTTAAGAAGAGTCATCACCAGGGCTGTTATCGCCCTGGTGAAATTAATCAAAACCTGGTGAAAATATGACTATATTAAACGCTGGCCGGGACTTTATCCGCGACCAGTAGCAAGGCACTTTCCACTACATCAACGCCTGCACCCGCTTTATGGGCATTTTCACTCAGGTAACGACGCCACTGGCGGGCGCCAGGGATCCCCTGGAACAGCCCCAGCATATGACGGGTCACATGGCCAAGATAGGTGCCTTTTGCCAGCTCACGCTCAATATAGGGGTACATGGCACGCACCACTGCAACCGGATCTGCCATAGGTAGGTGGCTACCGAAGATCGTCTGGTCAACCTGCGCCAGAAGGCCGGGGTTCTGGTAGGCTTCACGCCCCATCATCACGCCGTCCAGATGCTGCAAGTGGATACTGGCTTCCTCCACCGATTTAACCCCCCCGTTAAGCGACAGGGTGAGCTGCGGAAAATCGCGTTTCAGCTGGTAAACACGCTCATAGTCTAGCGGAGGGATTTCGCGGTTCTCTTTCGGGCTAAGACCAGAAAGCCATGCTTTGCGGGCGTGAATAATAAACGTCTCGCAGCCTCCCTGCTCCGCTACGCGCTGAATAAAATCACAAAGAAACTCGTAGCTGTCCTGGTCGTCGATACCAATACGTGTTTTGACCGTCACCGGGATAGACACCACATCGCGCATCGCTTTAATGCAGTCAGCAACCAGTTGAGCTTCTCCCATCAGGCAGGCACCGAAGCGGCCATTCTGTACGCGATCGGACGGGCAGCCAACGTTGAGGTTAACCTCATTGTAGCCGCGCTCTTCCGCCAGTTTCGCACACTGTGCCAGTGCAGCTGGATCGCTGCCGCCCAGCTGGAGCGCTACGGGTTGCTCTTCAGTGCTCCAGGCCAGATAGTCACCTTTGCCATGGATGATGGCGCCGGTTGTCACCATTTCGGTGTATAGCAGCGTCTGTCGTGTCAGCTGACGATGGAAGTAACGGCAGTGACGGTCGGTCCAGTCGAGCATAGGTGCAATGGAGAAGCGGTGTGCAGGTAAATTTTCGGTCATGAAAAGCGCTAACTCTGTATCAGAAAAGGGGTGTCGATATTGTGCTCAATCATAGCATGGCGGGCCGCAGGGTGACAGGATTGCTGATGTACACAGATACCCGATGTAACAAGTTAAGGCTGAACTAACAAAGCGTGTAACGGAAGGAATAATTTCATGTGTAAATCTTACCTTTTATAAATTACTATATAACATAGTTAGGGCAATATATTTTGCTAAAAGTTGACATGTAAGCCGAGTGAGTAATGGAAGCAGCTGATTTAACTCAGACCCTGATAACAGCCATTCAGCATGTGCTGCCGGCATAGAACGATTTCTGGGTAGATTCAGCAACAATTCCAGTTCCCGGTCATAATCTGACAAAACCTAAAACCGCGTGATACGGAGCAAACTGTCCTTAAAAATGTGAATGCTTACAGCGCATCACTATTTTAACAATAAGGAAAAGAGTCACTGAGTCAGCAGTATCCTCAAAAGGCATTTGAGGTTTTTTAAAAAAAGGAAAAAGACCATGAGTCTGATAACTAATCAGTCTTCAATATCACAGGGAAAAGTGCTCTCCATTTTAGTCACTGCGCATAATCTTGAAGATTATATTACTGATTGCATGGAAAGCATTCTCCTGGCTGTCGGTGATTTGTTACCGCTATGTGAAATAATATTGCTTGATGATTCATCTGTTGATCGTACGCCTTCAATGATGATGGCGTTCGCCAATAAAAATAAAAACAGCAGCTATTTTAGAATAAATCTGAAAAAAATTGGTCAGGTGAGAAACTACGGACTTTCATTATGCAGCGCAAGGTACATTACCATGATTGATGGTGACGATATTGTCTGCAAAAACTCACTGAAAGAAATAGTCACGCTGCTTGTGAAGGAGAACCCCGATCTCTATATATGTAAGCTGAAAGAATACCAGGATGCAGCCTCGACTCAAGTCAACTACAGCTTAAGCAGAGCGCAGAAAACGTCATCACATAAAGCCATTAAGACCTTTCTTACCCATAAAAAATTCCAGGCGCATTTAGGCGGTAAAGTAATCAGTCGGAAACTGTTCACAGAATTAAGATTCCCTGATTACACCTGCTATGAAGATGCAGCAACTTTCCCTGAAATCTTGATGAATGCCAGGAGTATTTACGTTGATGAGAATTCATTTTATTTTCATCGGAAAAGAAATGGTTCGTTATCCAACACCATCACCGCAGAGAAGATCTCTTATCTGGCAGCCGCGGTAATCAAGATGGATAGCCTCTTCGGTGAAAAATACCGGATATATACCTCTTGTCATGTCATCGAGTTGCTGAATAAGCATTATGACAAAATTTCCTTAAGCCAGCTTCAGATACTGAAGGGGATTTTAAAAAAATCATCAAAAATGCGATTTATTTTCAACCCGTTTATCAGGTTCAGTTTCAAGAAAAAATATATAAAATTATTATCAAAGAATAAATATTGAACCTCATTCGACACCTGCAATCGGTTTCAGAGCTATCAGCCCCGAATGACTGCACCACCGCCGCCGAATCTTTAAAAAAAGAGGATAACCTTTTATCCGGTTACCCTCTCAAAGATTGATCGCATTATCAGAAGGTAAAGTTTAACTGCGCAACAGCTCCCCAGGTATTGTCTTTCCCCACCATCCCGGCAAGATCCAGATGAACCTTATTAAACGGTGACAGACCAAAACCGCCTGTGAATACGTTGGTGTCATTGGACTTCACATCGGCACGATAACCGGCGCGCAGCTGTAGCCAGTCCAGTAAACGATACTCAGCACCCACTGCGGCATACTGGCTATCATCCTGCGTTTTAAAGCGCTTGGTTGGGGTGAGATCGACGTCCAGAGCCGTTGTCAGGCGTTCGGTATGATATGAAACACCGGAGGTCACCAGCGGGCGGATCTGATAGGTATCCTTATATCCACTGACCTCTTTGGTATCGATATCACGAGAAATCAGGTTCTGCGCACTCAGACCGACCGTCCAGTGTTCACCCAGGTCAGTTGAAGCGCCTGCATCAAGGTTAAATCCGTTGTTGGTGTTCTTATAGTTGCCGTTGGTGAAGTCTGACTTGTCATAGCTGTACACCGAAGCACTGTAGTTATACAGCGTGGTTCTTTGCAGCTTAGGGGTCACGCCCAGTGAAACTGGCTGACCGCCGAAATTAAACTCGTGCGCTACGGCAATCCCCATATCATATACAACCGCTGCACGCCCCAGTCCGGCAGAGGTCAGGCTATTCAACCCTTCGCTGGTCGGAATAACGGTGCCATCAGCGATGCCTTGCAGGTAGTCGATATCACTTTGCGTGACATCTGTGACCACCGAGGCAGTACCGTAAGCTTTAGTGACAAATGCGAAAGGCAGCACTTCATTGGGTACTGTCACCGCAAATGCAGCTCCGGCGTTAGCCCAGGCTTTCTGTCCTTTAATATCACGCAGCTGACCAGCAAGATCGCCAGCCGCGTCCTGAGCACGTGCAATATCCGTTGGGGAGAAGGGGAAGGTGATGTTATCCGCCAGTCCTTTGTAATTGTTGACCGAATCGGTCAGGTCATCCACTTTATCGACCAGCTTTCCCTTATCGCTGATCTGCGCGCCTGCTACAGGCAGTATGATGCTGACGCTATCCTCCGGGCGGGCTTTGGTCATCAACGCCGGGTTAGCCAGTACAGCTGAACCATAGCTGGAAGATGCCACACCTGTTCCCCCCATCGCATCATTTCGGGCATCAAAGTAGTTACCCGCAGCAAACACACTCAATGGAGTAAACAACAGAGCGGGTAATACTACTGGTCGGGAAAATCCGATTAATTTCTTGAATTTATTTGCCATTGACCCCAAACCCACCTTTAAAAAATGAAAAAAGCGAATGCGCAAGAACGCGCATAACCGGATGCCTGAATAATGAACATAAAGGCACCATTTCATTGCTGTGAACTGAGAGAAGATGAGTGGGCTTATCAGGTCATTGCCATTTTATTAATCTGTTATCACGCTAACAGTTGAACGTTTCACATCTGTTTTTTTCAGTGCCAAACGCACATAGCCCTTTGCAAAAGGTAGACACGAACCTTAAGCCCTGCAAATCTGATTAGCCCGGCTGAATAAAAAAATAGTGGCCCTGGTGCCATCAAGACAATGGTGAAATTTTTTTAACCTTCTGCACTTAGCAGCAATACCAGTGAATAATCGAGATTGTCGGGCAGAATTTTGTTGGCCGGGAGTCGCAGGACGGTGAGTTCGGTGTTTTGTTGCAGATGTGATAAAATAACATCCTGAAATTGCCTGAGGAGGGGAACAATGAATATTATTAGCGCTGAAAAAATCCTGTCACAGGCAGAAGCTATCTGTCAGCAGCGCAGCGTGCGCCTGACGCCGCAGCGTTTTGAAGTGCTGCGCCTGATGAGCGAGCAGAATGGAGCTATCAGCGCCTACGATCTGCTGGATTTGCTGCGTGCCTCTGAACCTCAGGCAAAGCCCCCGACTATCTATCGTGCACTGGACTTTCTGCTTGAGCAGGGCTTTATCCATCGCGTTGAGTCCACTAACAGCTATGTGGTCTGCCATCATTTTGAAGAACCGTCTCACACCTCAGCAATGCTGATTTGTGGCCGCTGTGGTTCGGTGACGGAGCAACAAGCCGATGGAGTGGAAGATATTCTGAAATCACTGGCCCTGAAGTCAGGTTTTAAACTGAGTCATAGCGTGATTGAGGCGCATGGATTTTGTCAGCAATGCGGGGAAATTGAAGCCTGTACACATCAGGATGCGTGCCAGCACGATCATAGTGTGCAAAGCAAAAAACGTGGGCGTTAGTATAAATATTTAAGGGAAGGGTTAGAGCTGAGTGGCACTATCCTTGTGCCGGTATAGGAGCAATGTCCTGGCAGGAGCCGCTGTATTACCAGCGGTGGTTGTGACGGGTTTCCCAGTCACTTAGCTCTTTTTCGGCTTGATCTTTTTGATAGCCGTAGCGTTCCTGAATTTTACCTACCAGCTGATCGCGTTTACCTTCAACGACCGTCAGGTCATCATCGGTCAGCTTACCCCATTGTTCTTTCACTTTACCTTTAAACTGTTTCCAGTTACCGCCGGCTTCGTCTTTATTCATAATGTGATTCCTCTACCTTGGGTTAAAACAGCTTCTTTGTCTCAGAATTTGGCTTATTAGCCAGAGAATTATCTGGTGAAGCGCCTGACACAGAGATAATTGTAGTAGAGAAAATGCAATATGACCGCTAACCCCCTGCCCTGACGCTCCAAAACAGATACAAAGTCATTTAAAATCAGCAATTTAATAACTTATCGGCTTACGTAAGCAAATATTTCAGTGAGCAAACCAGCTATCATTACGCCAGTGCCGACGCCAGATAACCCACAGCGTTACCCCTCGTAACAGCAGGAACAGCGTTACTGCCAGCCACAGGCCATGATTACCCAGCCAGGGAACGGAGCACAGCGTAAGACCGAAACCCAGCGCAGCAATGGCCATACTGTTACGCATTTCACTGGCACGGGTGGCACCGATGAACATCCCATCGAGGAGATAGCAGCCTACGCCAGCCAGCGGCATTAACACCTGCCACCACAAATACCGATCGGCAAGCTGGCGTAGCGGTTCCAGAGAGGTCAACAGCGCAACGATATTCTCGCCAAACAGGGCATAAAACAGAGAGAAACCTAACGCCACCACTAACGATTGCCGACAGGCAGCGTGCCACACGTTGAGTAACTGCTTACTATTTTTCGCCCCGTAGGCTTCCCCGGAGCAGGCCTCAACCGCATAAGCAAAGCCATCCAGTGCATAGGCCGTAAAGGTGAGAAACATCAGCAGTACAGCGTTTACTGCTACCACATCATTGCCCAGTCGCGCACCGAAGATGGTCAGCGATGCAAAACAGATTTGCAGCAGTAGTGAGCGCAGCATGATATCGCGGTTTAAACGCAGCAGTCGTCCCACGTCACCGCGCCAGGCTGCCAGCATCAGCCGCAGCGTCAGACCGCGCAGTACCATGACCCGCCACACCAGCAACAGGCCAACGATCAGGCTGATGTATTCAGCAATTGCAGTGGCCGCCGCCGCGCCCTGCACACCCCACTTCAGACCGATAACGAACCACAGGTCGAGCAGAATATTTACCAGGTTGCCCACCACCAGCAGTATCACCGGAGCACGGGCGTACTGCACTCCGAGCAACCAGCCCAGCAGCACAAGGTTAGCCAGCGTTGCCGGAGCACTAAGCCAGCGCACCTGCATAAACAGGGCTGCCTGGTGCAGCACTTCGTCACTGCCGCCGGTCAGGCCCAGTGCGAGGTGAGTTATCGGGGTTTTAAACAAAATAAACACTATTCCGGCCAGCAAGGCCAACAGTAGCGGCTGCATCAGAGCGCGTGCCAGTGCAGATTTATCCCCGGCACCGAATGCCTGCGCCGTCAGCCCGGTTGTACTCATGCGTAAAAACAGCAGCAGCATAAACAGGAAGCTGGTTACAGTTGTTCCAATCGCCACGCCGCCAAGGTACGTGGGACTGTCGAGATGACCGATAACGGCAGTATCCACCAGGCCAAGGAGTGGCACGGTGATATTTGAAAGGATCATTGGCAGCGCCAGCCGCCATAGGCTTTTATCTGCGGGGGTAAGCAGTTTCATCAGAATCCATCAGAGTCGAGCTGATTAGAGATGATATACGCGCCGCAGAAGCAGCGCGCAGGATTTAGCGAGGAGTGACGATTAAATCCAGTTGCCGTTGCGAATAACGCCAACCGCAAGACCTTCAATGGTCAGGGTTTGCTGACGCAGATCGACCACGATAGGTTTGAAATCCGGGTTTTCCGGCAGAAGTTGCACCGTATTTCCCTGCCTTTTCAGGCGTTTTACCGTGACTTCATCGTCAATGCGGGCCACCACGACCTGCCCATTACGCACATCTTCCGTTTTGTGTACTGCCAGCAGATCACCATCCATAATACCGATGTCTTTCATTGACATACCGCTGACACGCAGCAGGAAATCGGCACCGGGTTTAAACAGGTCAGGATCAACCTTATAGTGGCCTTCGATATGTTGTTCTGCCAGCAGAGGCTCACCAGCGGCTA carries:
- the dnaB gene encoding replicative DNA helicase, whose protein sequence is MAGNKPTNKSFENREPRDRQMEGLKLPPHSLEAEQSVLGGLMLDNERWDNVSERVVAKDFFSRPHRMIFAEMQRLLELGKPIDLITLSESMETKGELSMVGGFAYLAELSKNTPSAANIGAYADIVRERAVVREMISVANEIADAGYDPQGRSSEDLLDLAESRVFQIAENRANKDEGPKSVDQILEATISRIESLYQTPHDGVTGVDTGYQDLNKKTAGLQRSDLIIVAARPSMGKTTFAMNLCENAAMTQDKPVLIFSLEMPGEQIMMRMLASLSRVDQTRIRTGQLDDEDWARISSTMGILLEKKNMFIDDSSGLTPTEVRSRARRIFREHGGLSLIMIDYLQLMRVPALSDNRTLEIAEISRSLKALAKELQVPVVALSQLNRSLEQRADKRPVNSDLRESGSIEQDADLIMFIYRDEVYHENSDLKGVAEIILGKQRNGPIGSVRLTFNGQWSRFDNYAGPQYDDE
- a CDS encoding quinone oxidoreductase; its protein translation is MAKRIQISQHGAPEVMQLVSFEPADPAPGEVQVENKAIGINYIDTYVRSGLYPASLPSGLGTEAAGIVTRVGPGVDALKPGDRVVYAQSSLGAYSEVHNVAVEKVALLPDAISFEQAAASFLKGLTVHYLLRQTYVVQPDEVFLFHAAAGGVGLIACQWAKALGAHLIGTVGSAEKARLAKNAGAWATINYREEDIAARVSELTHGKKLRVVYDSVGKDTWEASLDCLQRRGLMVSFGNSSGPVTGINLGILNQKGSLYVTRPSLNGYITTREALIQASNELFSLIASGAINVDVPQAQKFALADAQHAHQVLEGRGTQGSSLLIP
- the pspG gene encoding envelope stress response protein PspG, which translates into the protein MLEILFVIGFFMMLLLTGISLLGIIAALLVATVVMVVGGLFAVVIKLLPWLLLAVVAVWLYRAFRKSSADDKPWLSR
- the dusA gene encoding tRNA dihydrouridine(20/20a) synthase DusA, whose protein sequence is MTENLPAHRFSIAPMLDWTDRHCRYFHRQLTRQTLLYTEMVTTGAIIHGKGDYLAWSTEEQPVALQLGGSDPAALAQCAKLAEERGYNEVNLNVGCPSDRVQNGRFGACLMGEAQLVADCIKAMRDVVSIPVTVKTRIGIDDQDSYEFLCDFIQRVAEQGGCETFIIHARKAWLSGLSPKENREIPPLDYERVYQLKRDFPQLTLSLNGGVKSVEEASIHLQHLDGVMMGREAYQNPGLLAQVDQTIFGSHLPMADPVAVVRAMYPYIERELAKGTYLGHVTRHMLGLFQGIPGARQWRRYLSENAHKAGAGVDVVESALLLVADKVPASV
- a CDS encoding glycosyltransferase family 2 protein, with the translated sequence MSLITNQSSISQGKVLSILVTAHNLEDYITDCMESILLAVGDLLPLCEIILLDDSSVDRTPSMMMAFANKNKNSSYFRINLKKIGQVRNYGLSLCSARYITMIDGDDIVCKNSLKEIVTLLVKENPDLYICKLKEYQDAASTQVNYSLSRAQKTSSHKAIKTFLTHKKFQAHLGGKVISRKLFTELRFPDYTCYEDAATFPEILMNARSIYVDENSFYFHRKRNGSLSNTITAEKISYLAAAVIKMDSLFGEKYRIYTSCHVIELLNKHYDKISLSQLQILKGILKKSSKMRFIFNPFIRFSFKKKYIKLLSKNKY
- a CDS encoding conjugal transfer protein TraF, yielding MANKFKKLIGFSRPVVLPALLFTPLSVFAAGNYFDARNDAMGGTGVASSSYGSAVLANPALMTKARPEDSVSIILPVAGAQISDKGKLVDKVDDLTDSVNNYKGLADNITFPFSPTDIARAQDAAGDLAGQLRDIKGQKAWANAGAAFAVTVPNEVLPFAFVTKAYGTASVVTDVTQSDIDYLQGIADGTVIPTSEGLNSLTSAGLGRAAVVYDMGIAVAHEFNFGGQPVSLGVTPKLQRTTLYNYSASVYSYDKSDFTNGNYKNTNNGFNLDAGASTDLGEHWTVGLSAQNLISRDIDTKEVSGYKDTYQIRPLVTSGVSYHTERLTTALDVDLTPTKRFKTQDDSQYAAVGAEYRLLDWLQLRAGYRADVKSNDTNVFTGGFGLSPFNKVHLDLAGMVGKDNTWGAVAQLNFTF
- the zur gene encoding zinc uptake transcriptional repressor Zur, giving the protein MISAEKILSQAEAICQQRSVRLTPQRFEVLRLMSEQNGAISAYDLLDLLRASEPQAKPPTIYRALDFLLEQGFIHRVESTNSYVVCHHFEEPSHTSAMLICGRCGSVTEQQADGVEDILKSLALKSGFKLSHSVIEAHGFCQQCGEIEACTHQDACQHDHSVQSKKRGR
- a CDS encoding CsbD family protein; its protein translation is MNKDEAGGNWKQFKGKVKEQWGKLTDDDLTVVEGKRDQLVGKIQERYGYQKDQAEKELSDWETRHNHRW
- the dinF gene encoding MATE family efflux transporter DinF; amino-acid sequence: MKLLTPADKSLWRLALPMILSNITVPLLGLVDTAVIGHLDSPTYLGGVAIGTTVTSFLFMLLLFLRMSTTGLTAQAFGAGDKSALARALMQPLLLALLAGIVFILFKTPITHLALGLTGGSDEVLHQAALFMQVRWLSAPATLANLVLLGWLLGVQYARAPVILLVVGNLVNILLDLWFVIGLKWGVQGAAAATAIAEYISLIVGLLLVWRVMVLRGLTLRLMLAAWRGDVGRLLRLNRDIMLRSLLLQICFASLTIFGARLGNDVVAVNAVLLMFLTFTAYALDGFAYAVEACSGEAYGAKNSKQLLNVWHAACRQSLVVALGFSLFYALFGENIVALLTSLEPLRQLADRYLWWQVLMPLAGVGCYLLDGMFIGATRASEMRNSMAIAALGFGLTLCSVPWLGNHGLWLAVTLFLLLRGVTLWVIWRRHWRNDSWFAH
- the lexA gene encoding transcriptional repressor LexA, which encodes MKALTARQQQVYDLIRDHINQTGMPPTRAEIAAQLGFRSPNAAEEHLKALARKGVIEIVSGASRGIRLMMEEEEGLPLIGRVAAGEPLLAEQHIEGHYKVDPDLFKPGADFLLRVSGMSMKDIGIMDGDLLAVHKTEDVRNGQVVVARIDDEVTVKRLKRQGNTVQLLPENPDFKPIVVDLRQQTLTIEGLAVGVIRNGNWI